The Sparus aurata chromosome 10, fSpaAur1.1, whole genome shotgun sequence genome includes the window GgggtggtggttgttggggtggtggttgttggggtGGTGGTTGGTTGGGGTGGTtgttggggtggtggtggttgtggttgttggggTGGTTGTTGGGGTGGTTgttgggtggtggtggtggtggtggttgttggggtggtggtggttggagttgtagtggtggtggtggtggtgggagttGTAGTTCTGGgcttctgtggctccagagtgACCCTGACGACAGCTGGAACATGATACAAACTCCATGAAACCAGTTTCCATGACAACATTTAATTTGCTTTGTTTAAATGTTCTCTGTGCCGACACAGAACAAACTACTGCTGAAGATCAGTGAACAGCCTCACAGACGTACAGACGGATCAGAACATTCAGCCTCACGTCACTTTTTAACTGACATCCTGCTGGTTTGACTGTAAACGACTCTGCTGGAGTCTGAGGTGTGTCGTTACCTGCACAGCTGCCGTCCTTACACCTGCACTTTGGAGAGGCTGGATTCAGAGAACAGAACGGCCGAGTGTCCTTATCtgccaacagagagagagagagaggctgtcaCATCTGGATCCATACAGATCATCaccatgaataaaacaaacacaacgtTCAGCTTCAGATCCGTCCAGAGTGATCCCTCCTCACCAACacatcaataaaggatctctgataCAGACCAACATCTCTGACACTGTCAGCTTCCTCTGCTACCAATCAGCTGATCGTCTTTTAGAAGTGATGCTGCAGGCTACACGAGCTAGCTGTAGACGCTAACGTTATGCTAGCTGCAggttaatgctaagctagccgTGTTGTCTTTATAGGAATGTTCTGTTGTTCTGAACGTGTTCCGTCAGATCCTGCTTTAGATTTTATTGatcagaaatgaaagagttatGTTGATTTAACTTCAGCTCAAACGACGCTGCATGTTAACAGCTGTCGGCCATGTTTGTTCTGGTATGAGAACACGTGACGGTCTGTTGACACTAAAACATCTTTACgttggtttttgttttgacgTTTTGAAACCAGCTGTCAGGTTTTGAACCGCTGTGAGGAAGAAACACAGGAACAGTTCTATGAGAACGCCAACTGGtaccaaaacaaacatggccGACGACCAGCTGAAGGGAATCAGCTCAGAGTCTGCTGGAGACGGCTGGAGGTGAAGCCTCACCAATGCAGGTGTACCGTCCGTTGATGTAGGTGAGTTTGAAGCCCAGGTGACATTTACACATGAAGCTCCCGAAGGTGTTCACACACTTCCTGCGACGAGGACACACGCCGCCGCCCGACACACACTCGTCGatgtctgcagagagaaagcGAGAGGGTGAACTACTCTGTCAACGCTTCATCAGCCCTGCAGAGGAAGAACCACCAGACTGACCGATGCAGGTGCGTCTGTCCGGACCCAGCCGTAACCCCGGCGACGGACAGGTGCATCGGACCGCCCCCTTGATGACCTGACAGCCGTACTGACAGTTGGCATGGAAACAGGTGCGAGCgtctgtgaacacaaacacatcagagaaaagctgcaaaatgtaaaatatcacATATTACTATCGTTGGGAAGTAATAAGTTACTTGTGGAGTAATGAGTTACTGATACACTGCTTTCACATGACTGACACTTcagtgctgcaacactgtgaagctccagaactgttctgtggacctccacacttcacctgactttatatcatcaggaggagaacGTGTGCAGAACTCCATCAAGAATCTTCATGATTTAACTTTCCTTCAGcctcacagtgatccagtgacacAGGTCTGTACATCCACGAGCACAATGCTAACAGGagatgctaacagctaattctgcACACTTTTAATGAGTTTTGGAGTTTGTTTCCTTcattatttggttgttttttaacgTTTTACAACAGGATGAATACTCACTCCTGCAGCTGCCGTCCGGCTGCGCTGCGTATCCGTCTGCGCAGTAACACTTGTAGCTGCCCGGCGTGTTCATGCAGCGATGCTTACAGGGCCGAGGCTTCACGCCGCACTCGTTCAgatctgacacacacaacacacaacacacacaatacaacacacacacacacaatacaaaacacacacacacggagggcAAAGGGCAGACGTCACACATTAACCTCAGAGGCACATTTTCTCTGCTTTCACTCTTCTTGTCAACCTGTAGGAttaacctttgacctccaggCTGTTAGTCACAGGGAGCCagagagtgtgtgggtgtgtctgtgtgtgtctgtgtgtgtgtgtgtgggtgtgtgtgtgtgtgagtgtgtagtCTTATATTACAGAGTGTGTGAAGGACCATTTTAAAGCCAGATGTTGTTTTATAGTCAGGATATGACTCAAAATGTAGCCTCTAATCAGGAgattaacagtgtgtgtgtgtgtgtgtgtgtgtgtgtaggtgtgtgtgtgtgtgtgtgtgtgtgtgtgtgtgtaggtgggtgGAGTACGCCTCTTTGTTCTAAGTTTGGAagcagcggtgtgtgtgtgtgtgtgtgtatgtgtgtgtgtgttttgggggtcTTCAGGTAAAACACGCCTTTGCAGGTCAAACAAGCATGACAGGAATGTGTCTCTTGTTTAGTCTCAGAGGCATGATGGGAAATCAAACTGTGTGAAGCTACGGAGAGCTGTGgcgtcttcacacacacacacacacacacacacacacacacacacacacacacacacacacggggttACCTTGGTTACAGGCCTTGCCGGTGTATCCTGGGTGACATCTGCATCGGTCCGGTCCGACACACTCGCCGTGTTTACAACCCTGCTGACAgtgagctgcacacacacacacacacacacacacacacacacacacacacacacaatgttaaTATACAGAACAAggtttctgctgtgtgtgtgtgtgtgtgtgtgtgtgtgtgtgtcctcacgTTGACAGTGTCCTCGGTCCATCTGTCTCCAGCCCCAGCAACACTCCACACTGTTGCCGTAGCGACAGAGACCGTCAGACAGCGCGGCCCGGTCCGTCCAGCTGTAACACAacgtgtcacacacacacacacgtcacacacacacacacacacacacacgtatatattCAGAGGAGTGTATCTGTTTAACATGAAGCGCCGACTGTGTAGTTTATGTCTGTACGAGTTTAGACcggctgaagtgtgtgagagtgtgtgtgagtgtgtgcgtgtgtgtgcgtgtgtgcgtgcgtgtgtgtgtctatatgttCCTCCCATCTCCTGTTTCCAGGCGCCTGTCTGAACATGACTTACATCAGAGGGGCAGCAGCTCGTCTCCTCACATACTTTCTCCTCCAGTCTGCTGAGTTTATTAAAGTTAAACTGTTTTAATAACTTATATTCTgctgttgcttctctttgtcgtCTTTCACTCCTCTGACTAGAATAACGTTGAATCAGCAGCTTCATTATTAATCCTGTCTTTATATTCTGATTTACACGCAGCTGTGGTCACCACCAGCATCAGTTTAATGAAATGTGACACACAATCAgtccaaaaacataaaataaatacaataaaaacagtaaatacaataaatacagaGTTCTATTCAACCACAGACACGTGACAGTCCATCACGTGGCTGTGATCAATAATAAACAGATCAATTATTAATCACAGAATACAATAAAGAACGTTTTAAAGGTTAGAAAAGTTCAATATTGACATTTCACAGTGTTGTAAAGAGTCATACTGGAGTCAAAGTAAAGTTACTCTGTTACACATGAAGAGTAATCGAGTACAAGTCTTAGAGTAACTAATGTTAAATGTACTGAAGAATTTAAAGTACCTGTAAAAGTAACTTACACAAAtactttcatttgtttttcatttaaaatgatctACTGTGGCTctgaagctgcatgtaatctgtaaagtaactaataactaaagtaatcacagaaatgtagtggagtagtaTAACACGTACAATATGACGTATGAAGTAAGACGTAAcgtactccagtaaaagtactCCGTTACATTCCGTCAGTGAGTGAACAGAGAGGTAATAAAGTTAGATTACAGATCAGAACCGACCTGTCCTGGTCCAGACGCTGGGCCCGGCTCAGCACAGCGAACACGGACAGCAGAACCACACTGACCCGGGTCAGCATTCTGCTCCTGTGGTCCGGGACACGAACAGAACCGCGACCCGGAGAATCCCAGACCCGCTCCGGGACAGAAAACAAGCTAACAGCCGTCTGCTGGTGGAGACATGTCGGCGGGGCGACACGGACCGGTGGAGGTTCCGACCCAGGAGCGGGCAGAACAGTATTTAAAGAGCCGTTAAGTCCTCGTGCTCACAGGTTAATGTTACAACTAAaacagctggtgacgtaaaacACGACGCGACGGCGACACGTTTAATTAAAGACGTTAAAAACCCGCAGCTCCATCCGACCGGACCGGTAAGTTCTGCTCACTCCTCACCGGGACTGAAGCGGGCTGTCCGCGTGAACGAGCGCCGGCAGAGCGTCGCGCGCACCCGAGCGTCCAGGGTGAGTGAGAGGCTCGCGCGCTCCCTGATTGGTCGACGGGACGTTCGGATTGGAACGGTTGGTGTCGCGTGCCGGTGGAACCCGACAGAGCCCAGGAAGAGAGACGTCACTCAGAgaggacacacatacacacacacacacacacacccactaaCGGTCCATCTGTGTTTAGGtcacaacagtgtgtgtgtgtgtgtgtgtgtgtgtgtgtgttgactgtaAACACTTTAGCTCATTAGAGAGGAAATGAAGCTACAACATGAAGCGGATGTGTGTCAGTGCTGACAGCCGCACTGTGACACAagatggaggtcagaggtcagaggtcagactgTCTGGTGATCAATGAAGAGACACAGGTAATGTATTGATAAAGTATTGATCCTGTCTGaactgtgtcatgaatcacacacatgatgtttgtgaATTAAGAAGatgatttttctgtttgttgtgatCAAAGTAAAGttaaacaccaacatggccgccaactaGGCAGTTAGCTAACTAGTCTGTCAGTTAGTTAGCTATAATCAGCTAACTGGTCAGTTGGTCAGTTAGCTAACTAGTCTGTTAGTTAGTTAGCTATCATCAGCTAACTGGTCAGTTAGCTAACTAGTCTGTCAATTAGTTAGCTATAATCAGCTAACTGGTCAGTTAGCTAACTAGTCTGTCAGTTAGTTAGCTAACTAGTCTGTCAGTTAGTTAGCTATCATCAGCTAACTGGTCAGTTAGCTAACTAGTCTGTCAGTTAGTTAGCTATAATCAGCTAACTGGTCAGTTAGCTAACTAGTCTGTCAGTTAGTTAGCTATCATCGGCTAACTGGTCAGTTGGTCAGTTAGCTAacatacaggagcagctctacaatgtttaagttacGGGTTAATCAAGATGGCGTCACGAGAACAGCTGGTGTTTATGTTTATATAGAACTGGGTCAGAATCTctcacatgatgtttgtcagtttgttgtagtttagtgttaaagctcagtgaactacatcatcTCATCAACACggcaccagaaccaacatggagccaactgggtCAGAAAAGGTTCTGAGCAACATAAACTTCACAGTAAACCTGCTCATACTGACAGCtgcggttctggttctggttctggttctggttcagttgtgtgagctgctgatatacaggagcagctctacagtgTTGAAGTCAGGAGACAACCTCAGTGACGACGTCGTCGACTCTGGACTCtgtttgtattattgatgctgctgctctcacagtCTGATGGACGAGGTCGACCACATCATCACCGTGTTGTTGCTGCTTCACTCGACCTCCTGAagagtaaaaagcacaatatttaccTCCAGAATGTAGTCGAGTGTGAGTATAAAGTAGTGCAGTACTTCAGTAAACATACTTACAGGGGTTAGATTTAGGACTGGGCAATATGgactcaaatcaatatcacgatatccacctgtttcctcgggagcctatgggggctgccatgacagataactacttgcgccggcggttttctgtttccggttgccttgcaactgcatgatggccgctgccgctaagctagccataaacaactagcgttaggtcataagtgctatattgtttttaaaatggtcaggtacaacatgtgccgttgttggttgccacaacaattcatgaaatttgaagtttttttcagaaacgtctcgtgtagtacatcaacaacttagacaaacttgtccgtgccctgcgccctacacgcagctacgtcgatgtagctaacgtcgggctaatgccgggctaatgcttcatgtcatctgcccactccgtgagaactgtcctcacgacttattaaaagATCTGTTCTGTGTATCCACCGCCGATTTTATctattctgtcgctttctttgtgttaaaaagccggtttttagagcaagcatgacagctacgctagtgtaaacaccgaggtcaaccagctcaaccggaagagcataaccgaatatcgctatgaaccatgggtaaactcacgaagtcaggaataaggtggatattgagcaactcacctcgataacgataaatgaacaaTAACTAAACCCCCCCCCCGTGCGCgccttaattttttttacaaatcctgtgtatttacagaaatgccactttaaaggactgtaaaactacactgtatttaagatttatattatttatttagttgttaagaacaactgataagcacacgattgaacagctgaaaagcacaggttacttgaaatgacaacaactgaacaagtttaaaagtataaaataacttaaatttccttcaaacacacaagtattacacaagtaAATACACAAGTATTAAAAATACAGTctcttataaacaaattctaaatgTGGATGTTACAAAGAGCTTGCATCACTTGAAAATGGTCACATTAGAGTTGTCAAGTAATCAGTTCTCTATAACAGGAGAAACAAATTGCATCCcttgtaaacaaaataaatttcACATTTGCCACTGGAAAAGTAAACAGTGACTTGTGCAAAGGCCTGTCTGTAAAGGCCTTGGAGGTAGTGTCACTTGtaaacaaatgataaataatgttaTGAACgaaaatgtcaataaaacactgaaaaaactatTGCAAATAACACTGCCATGTGACAGGTGACAActtcatcagaatcagaattcctttaatgtcccgtAGACCGGGAAATTTGTGTAGTGTTTAAACTTTTCTAAACAAATACGTTACATAATGCCATGTGTAAAAATGTCAACAGAACACTGATGATTAAGAATAAGAGGGGCTTGAACAGGGCTCTTCAAAAAGGAGCAGCAGACTTGGCATCCTGACCTGTTTACTCAGTCTAGTGTTGTAGATGTGAATCTGACTCATGGCTGCATGCGATCACTCTACTCTACACACTAGTGTTTACTCCAGGTTCTTGCTAAGAAACACTAGCATGTTTACCATTTCAGGTTTCAGGCAGGATCTGAGTGAATGCTTCGGTTATTGACGGCTGCCTGGTGGTGGAAGCACTTTTAGCTGCTCCTGatcgcttctcgcttttttcatttcttcgaattgaatcaggtggttgtactgcaggtggtggaagaggttggatgtgttaCCTTGACAGTCTTTTGACACagtttacatttgacatttttttgatCGACGTCGTCCTTGCTGAAcccaaagcattttttttaggAACGAGGTGCTCTTCCTCCTCGACCAGATCTACTTCGACTAccgcagcagccgcagcagcagccgcagcagcagccgctTCATCTTTTGAACCGGCGTGCTCCATTTTCCCCGTCTCACCGTCTCTTTCCCTTCTTTTAACAGACTGGATGGCGTGGAGTCACGCGACTACACACGCTGTATACGTGGTACAGCCGAGCGTCTTAAAGGGACGTGAACATACCGGTAGCCTACCTACACACGCAgccaaacaagacaaaaacgactttcctttttttttctttttaacaccGAATATACCAACATGGGCAAcatgacgtcggttatcgtcgtaaatttcggtttatcgcccaggcctagtTAGATTCCTGCTGCTTTTTCCTGATTACACAAACTTTACTTTACAAACATTTTCAGGGTAGAGCTTTTACTTCTGCTGTTTTTACAGTGTGGTTTTGGTACTTTATCTGAAGTACTGAGTACGTCTTCCTCATGTCTGAGTGTTGTTGTACTCACAGGTGATCATAGATAACAGAAGAGAACTGACAGATTTATGATCTGTTCAGATAGTTCAGATTTATcttatttttgttatgtttaGACGTCCTGAAGGAACCTGACTTCCTGAGCTTCATTTAAGATAAGAACTGgtaatattaaaaacaatatgagTGCAGTAACAgaagagaccagcagagggcagcgaACCACCTCCATGTTAATgatcactgtctctctctctctctctttactctctCCATCACTGTCCTCCTGATACAGATCCATTCAGCTCAGAGGCTGCAGATGtccacctgcctgtctgtctgttcacctgcctgtctgtctgttcacctgtctgtcctttAACAGCAACATGAAGAGAAGATTGTGGTTTCTGCTCTGGGTAAGACTCAATTTCTGCTTTTAAATCAAAGTGTCACTTAATCAACTAAAAGTGGGATTTATTCAGATGTTAACTGTCagattactttgttttttttcccattaaatgattaataaatcagcatttaaagaaaacaagatAACTTCGATGTTATTATCAGTAAATGTGATCCTgatgtgcattttattttgaaggatgGATGTTTTGATGTCTGCTGGTCTTTTCTGCGTCTGAATGATAAAAACActcgcagcagcagaaacacggCAACACGATGTGAATATTTCAGAGAAAACAGCTCATTTACATTCAGTGTAAAGTGTCACATTAAATTGAAATGtttaatattgttattgttttaaatatagATTGTATGTGAATGTTAACACGTTTGGTTTGTACTTGATTACATTCTTCACACTGTTTTCATCCTTTCGTCTCGTTGCTTCTTGTTTTTTATGATCATAacttgttttccttttaaatcaTCAAACTACTCATGAAAAATAATGTATctaaacagcattttaatgatatgtaaatgttgttttctccATAAAAGACTTATTTTCACTTCTCTGAATACAATTAATGTGattaaaaatactttaaatgCGTCTTTATTGGTTTAATTGTCTCTATGAAGCCAAATAAATGTTCATATATTAAGTTAAAGTCAGCTGCAGATCATTCCTCTGTAAACGCAGCAGCCCGGCGTCgatcactgtgtgtgttgtgttgtctccaggtgtgtgtttgctgtgttggTCCGACGTGTTGCTGGCACGACCTGGACAACAGCGAGTACGACTGCTGGCCGCTGGACAAACCCAACGAATCCAACATGATCGACTGTGGCGGTGAGAACCTGAGAGTCTGTCCTGCCGTGTGGTCGTTAGAATTCATCTTCTCGTCCTGCGTGGCTTTAAAACGGCTCTGATGTGACTAACTGACCCATCACCTGTCTCTGGTCCAGGTCTGGAGATGGCCTGGGTGGTCCGTCCTCCAGAGACGGTGAAGACCGGCGAGGTGTTCAACGTCACGTACTCAGTCACAGCCAGTGACTCGTTCTACCGCTGGGCTGTGGACAACCACATcttcacacacaggtgagttcACCTTACAGCTGTTATACTGGATTTAAACTGGACCGACTTAACAAACGGAGTTCAACTGAGATCTTTGTTGGTctgaactgtgtttgtgtgtttagttCCATCGCGACTCCTGAACAAGCTCGGAGGTTTTGTGAACATCACGACTGTCCGGCCAACTGGAAAGATGCTAACGGAGAGAACTGCTGCATCCATCACGCTAACATCCACTCCTGTCCGCTGGGATACATGGTTCATACACTTGGTTATTTTCAGCTTCTGCATGTCCTCAGATGTTTACTTCACAGTGCTGCtaactgacaaaacaaaagtttaaagAAATGTAACCAGAATACGTTAATAAACCAACTCTTAGGCAACAGAGAGCATCTGCGGTCCCTGGATCCCTGATGACGGAAAGATCTTCACACACACCATCTCGACCTCCGGCAGGATGACCCAGACCAACTGGACCGCCAAGGTACCACACTCTTTACTCTGGTCCAGTTCATCTGTGCAGTCCAACACCACTTTCTCAGTAAGCTCAAAACAGCGAGGGTTTCTGatttaatgaatgaatcatAAGGACACATCAGCACGGAGACTTTTATGACTGATGGAAAGTAGAGCTACAGTACAAAGTTCTCAGAATCGAGGTCGAGCAGTGCGTCTAGCATCGTCGAGAAAACAAATCTGTGTTTGGGAGCTCAGTGTTAAGAGACTTTTGATCTTTGATGCATAATGAGCACCTAAGGAATATCAAAACTAAGTAAATGAACTAACAGCTGCattaatatttctttatttaacatAAACAGCTCGTTTAAGTTCTGATCTTTGTATGCAGATGATACACCGCTTTACAAAACTATCCCTCCCTACTGCTCTGAAGTTCTGAGGCCGTAAAGTTTGAGGCCGTCAAAACTAACTGTCATTGCTGCACTAATCTTTCCCTAATTCAGTGTAAAAAGCCTAACATAAGTGATTATCTCTTTACGCAGATGATGCACTACTTTATATCAACAAGTTCCTCCTAATGCTCACAACTTCTTCAATGTTTTTTACTACCTTAGGAGGTATAGATGTGGCTGATGTTCATAAGTGACCTGCTAAGTCCATGACTCTGTCTTCCAGGTGGTTCTGATCCACGCTGGTTTAACCTCGCTCATCGCTCACATACGAGTTGGTCGCATGCAGGTTGCTCTCGAGGCCAAGAGCACCGTGTTCCCCGCTGTAGGTAGGTTGAGTTGAGTTATGTCCCTGTTCACCTGCGAGAATGACTAACAAACAAATATAGTGACGGTCACCTGACTGACGAAGGAAGCTAAAAGATTAATTGAAGTATTCTGAGTTATTTATCTGGGTCTGGATTGTGGTGTCACCCGAGTAGTCTAAAGACCTCCTTGCTAAGGTGGTCCAAGGTTGTCTGGGATGAGAAAGATCCCTCTCCCAGTGTGATGTGTCGAGAACTCGTCCACCAACAGGACCAACAGTTCTTCTCCGAGCTCCTCCACAGACATCAGAGTTACTCAACCAGACTCCAACGTAGATTCTCCACCAATGACATCACACCAATCCACTATTTGACCTCCATCTTAACCATCTGAGTCATGACGAGGACCACTGCGTCATCATTGTGTGCCCAGTTTGTTGCTGACTGTTGAGAGATGGCAGAGTTAAGGGGACAGAGATGGAGGGGGCAAGTTCTTACCCAGGTATTGAGAAGTTTGGGTTTACTGTGAGATCAGGAATGACCGTGTTTAGGTTTCTGACACCATTATGTTTAAGTAAGCGACTGAGATCTCAGCTACCATCCACAAACACATTGTCCTCTCCACATTGTTCCCCTCCAAACACAATGATGACAGACATGAACAGGCAGTTGGTTAATCCTCTGTTCTGCTGTCCTCAGTTTGTGGTGATGGTCtttgtgaggaggaggagttgtGCTCCACCTGTCCAGCCGACTGTGGTGAATGCCCCATGTCCCCATCCACTAAGATCGCCATCGGCCTGCCTCTCAGCCTGCTGTGCCTCTGCATCATACTGACGGCTACGGTATGTTACCAGGAACCCTGAGACATATTCAGATGATGTAAGAACATGAATAGAACTGATCCATAAATGTGTCCTGTGTAGTGGCTGAGGTACCAGAAACAGAAGCTGCTGTGGGACGAGAGCTGGATCATCGACTATGCTACGATAAAACAAGGTACTGTAACGGTTCTGGTCTCACCTGTTGAAATGATTCAACCTAGTCAGCTCTGGACTTCTGATCCTGGTGCAACCTGGTGCAGACTTTACTGGTCCCAAGAGGTCTGGAAAAGGACTAATGTGGACCCAAACTGGGTTGAATCAGGTTTGAACCTGGTGAACAATGAATCCAACAGAAGTTTCCTTGATTTTTAGTCGACAGCAGTAAGTCtacccctccttctctccctccctccctctttctttctatAGATCATGAAGCTCGTATGACCATGGGCAGCATCATGAGTGTACCGGTGGGGAACAGCGACAGTAACACCAGCTGTGTGACCGGACTCAGCACCCACACGGGACAACCAGGGAACCGCAAAACAATGTTCACCTCCACCGGGATATAGTAAGTCCTGTACAGCCAGTGATGGTAGCTATGGTAACCAGCTGATAAAACATCTGGAGCACTCGGCTGCAGACATTGAAGGACCCGAGCCTCCTCAGGAAGGAAAGCCGGCTCAGGTGCCTCCATGTTTGTAGTCCAGCACCACACGCAGGTATCTATAATGATGGAGGTTTACCAGAGATGAACTTGCTGTAAACTCAAGCCACACAGCCAAGACGGCTCATTTGACTGTGATGAACAGATCTACAGACGGACATCGACACGCTGGTGGACTCTGGTGTAGACTTTTAGAAAACATCTCTTATTTGATATGATTTCCTCCTTCAGTGACGGCAGGACGGTGGCCATCAAGAGGATTCTATCAAAGACCTTCTCTCTGTCCAAAACCATCAGACAGGAGGTCAAACAAGTCAGGTAACACACACCTTTACATCATCACAGAACGACCTGCCTTACCAAATATGGAGTTctgagtttctctctctctctaactccAGGGAGCTCGATCACCCCAACCTGTGCAAGTTTATCGGCGGATGTGTTGAGGTGCCTAATGTTGCCATAGTGACGGAGTACTGCCCAAAAGGAAGCCTTAACGACGTTCTCCTTAACGAGGAGGTGCCACTTAACTGGGGCTTCAGGTAGGAAGGCGGTTCTTTCCATCTCATTGGAGCTACAAGAGCCGTTTTCATTCAAGTTCATAAGTTTGAGTAATTTAAACAgtccatatttacattttctgttttctttccttctctgtgacaaaacaacacattttatagaccaaacaactgatCGATTAATGAAGAAAACAGTCAACGAGTGACAATGAAAACAAGTTTGGGTAAGATCGATGATTAATCCCCAGTGTTCTGTGTTCTGCCAGGTTTTCCTTCGCCACAGACATCGCCAGAGGGATGTCGTACCTCCACCAGCACAGGATCTGTCACGGCCGACTCAAGTCTCTGAACTGTGTCTTAGACGACCGCTGGGTGTGTAAAATTACAGGTAATCATGGTTTAATCCACGTTAAAATGGAttcttctgtttgtctctctgcttcACTGGAGCTGGAAATATATTCTGAGCTGTTCATCATCAGACTTCTGTAAATATCAGGAACACAGAATTATTCCTGATCACTGATTGGACGGCTTCCCTTCCTGACGCTGATTGACATGTGGTCTGTCCGGTCAGATTACGGGCTGCAGACGTACCGGAGGGACGGTGGGGCGGAGCCTCTGTCCAGCTATCAGCAGAGACTGTTGGAGGTTTACATGCCGCCTGAGTTTCACAACTCCAACATGGAGCCGACGCTGGCGGGAGACGTGTTCAGGTATCAAACACAGAGTGACACTGACTTACATTATCTTACCTGGAGACTGAATCTGACCACAAAACCAGGTCTATTTTGCCCACAGATTCATGAACAGAGTCT containing:
- the LOC115590088 gene encoding atrial natriuretic peptide receptor 1; this translates as MKRHRSIQLRGCRCPPACLSVHLPVCLFTCLSFNSNMKRRLWFLLWVCVCCVGPTCCWHDLDNSEYDCWPLDKPNESNMIDCGGLEMAWVVRPPETVKTGEVFNVTYSVTASDSFYRWAVDNHIFTHSSIATPEQARRFCEHHDCPANWKDANGENCCIHHANIHSCPLGYMATESICGPWIPDDGKIFTHTISTSGRMTQTNWTAKVVLIHAGLTSLIAHIRVGRMQVALEAKSTVFPAVVCGDGLCEEEELCSTCPADCGECPMSPSTKIAIGLPLSLLCLCIILTATWLRYQKQKLLWDESWIIDYATIKQDHEARMTMGSIMSVPVGNSDSNTSCVTGLSTHTGQPGNRKTMFTSTGIYDGRTVAIKRILSKTFSLSKTIRQEVKQVRELDHPNLCKFIGGCVEVPNVAIVTEYCPKGSLNDVLLNEEVPLNWGFRFSFATDIARGMSYLHQHRICHGRLKSLNCVLDDRWVCKITDYGLQTYRRDGGAEPLSSYQQRLLEVYMPPEFHNSNMEPTLAGDVFSYSIILLEIATRSDPCPSESQSDCTWCPPLPELISSKADSTCPCPADYVELIRRCRSHNPVHRPTFEQIKKFVHRVNPVKVSPVDMMMNLMEKYSKHLEVLVAERTQDLMHEKQRTDRLLYSMLPKQVADDLRQGKPLQAQSYVSATIFFSDIVGFTQLSSSSTPYQVVDFLNKLYTTFDDIIDNYDVYKVETIGDAYMVVSGVPQENGILHAAEIASMALDLVGVCRTFRIPHKPNTQLQIRAGIHSGPVVAGVVGTKMPRYCLFGDTVNTASRMESNSLALKIQCSSSTFYLLEEIGGYMLECRGTLQVKGKGDMVTYWLEGKKKSLVIKDVGADAKTTKHVTMETEAEKEADLYASVPGCLNHDLLLDQN